The genomic DNA TCAAGACTCACTAATTCAGTacaatttcttaagaaagaaggAAATGATCCTGATAAATTGTTACTATTCATGTGCAGGGAGTTCAAACTAATTGGATATGATCCATGGCAATTTGGAATTTCACCTGATAAGTAATTGTTAGATAGGTGTAGTACATTTAAATTACTGAGATTGCAAAAGAAAGCCGGCAAACTACCATGGATACGATTATTAGACAACTTTAATACTTCAGAGTGTTCAAAATTTGCATAGCTTAATGGAATTGTTCCTTCAAAAGAGTTATTTGATAGATCCATAATGGTAGATAAACTAGAAGGTAACTGGCCAGTGAAATTGTTGGAGCTTACATCGAGAGAAATACCTGAATTGTTCAAAATGAAATCCGAGAACCAACCTGGAATATTTCCATAAAGTCCAACTCCAGATAAATCAAGTTCAAACAAAGTTGTTTGCGTTTGAATCCAAGAAGGAAATCTAGCTTTTAAATGACAATATCTCATATAAATCCTTTGAGCATTGAATGGAGGAAGCCAATCATCTAATAAAATATAATTCAAGGAGTTATAAGATGTATTCAAATAGTGTAAGCTAGTGAGCTGGGAGAAGTGAGCTTCAGTCATGTTGCCCTGTAATGAATTCCATGAGATATCCAGGAATTGTAGTTGAGCTAATTTCCCAAGACTAGAAGGGATTGACCCACTCAACTTATTGCCATAAATGTATATGGCCTGTAACTTCGATCCTTGTGGGCATTTAGACAAACCATCAAATAGATTTGTTAATTCTCCACCAATATTATTCCGGTATAAATTCAAAGTCTCCAAGTTGCAAAGATTACCAAAACTCAATGGTATCTGCCCCTTCAAGTTATTTATTGATGCATCAAAATCCAACAGGCTGTGAAGTCTGCCAATATTTTCTGGTATTTGACAAGAGAGATTATTAGCACGCATGAATAAGTCCTTCAAATAGACGAGATTTCCCAAAACATCTGGTATGCATCCCGAAAATTCATTTACTGACACATTCAAATGTAACAAGCTTGTGAGGTTGCCCATGCTCAAAGGTATTTCTCCAGTAATATGATTCCAAGATAAATCTAAATACTCCAAGTGGATAAGATTGTTCATGCTCACATACATGTCTCCAGTGATTTGATTATTTGACAAATCTAGATGCTCCAAATGTATAAGGTTGCCCAGGCTCAGAGGAATCCCTCCAGCGATTTGATTATACGAAAAATCTAGATACTTCAAGTGGATCAGGTTGCCCAGGCTCAGAGGAATGCCTTCAGTGATCTGATTAATTGACAAATCTAGATGCTCCAAGTGGATAAGATTGCCCAGGCTGTGAGGTATGACTCCAGTGATTCGATTGCCATGCAAATCTAGATACTTCAAATAAATAAGATTTTCCATGTTTACAGGTATCTCTTTAGTGACTTGATTATCATGCAAATCTAAATACTCCAAGTGAATATGATTGCACAGATTCAAAGGTATCTCCCCACTGATTTGATTACCTGACATATCTAGATGCTTCAGGTGGTTAAGGTTGCCCTTGCTTAAAGATATCTCTCCAGCGATTTCATTAGATGACAAGTCTAGATATTCCAAGTTGACAAGGCTTCTCATATCAAATGGAATTTTTGTTAAAGAATTACCAGCTAAATTCAAATGCTTCAACTTCCTATAGACATTCACAGAAACATTTTCTTTTAACTGATTACTTGACGAATTGAGTCCCATTATACTTGTGTCATCTTCTGTTGCATCTTCTAGCCAACAACCCGACAAAACAAGATGTTCTAGGCTATTATAATTAATTTGATGAAGCCAACTGGTTGCTGCTGTAGAGAAATCAACACAACTCATGTCCAGATATTCTAGAGAAGTTAGTTGGGTGACCCAATTTAGGTCATCTAACCATACTTGAGTACTTCTACAACATCTAAGGTCGAGGGATCGTAGGTTAGAAAGATTGCCCAATTGTTGTGGAATTAATCCATTAAAGACTGCACTGGAGAGGTTAAGATGTTCCATATGGATAAGCGAGGAAATCATACTAGGCACGGAGGATGTAAAGTTGTTACAGCTTAAATCCAAGTATTTTAAATGCTTCAGTTTAAACAAAGAAGGATTTATCTTACTTTCGTTGGGAAATGAAGCATATTGATCAAGTGGGTAGTGAAGATCAAGCTTTATGACATGGTTGGTGGTGTTATCACATGCAACTCCTCTCCACCTGCAACAGTCGTAACCGGCCCAAGAAGAAAGCCAATGATCGGAATTGTACAAGTCAGACTTGATGGCAAGTAAAGCTCTTCTTTCACTCTCCAAGCAATTGCTCCTCTTGGACACATGTGGATGATCATCACAACATGCTCTAGTGACAAACAATAAGATGATTAGGAGGAAAGTAGCATGCGTTGAGGAATTAGAGTTGCTCTTGCAACCACAACTGATAGCCATAGAGTAATGATTAAGGAAGAGTAGCTTGATTGAATCATAAGTTGAAGGAGAGACCATGTATATATGCCTCTTCACTTGTATAGAAGTAAGATAGATTGGCTTTTCTGTTGGAAAATTAAGAAAAGGTTTGCTTAACTttcataaaatatttataattagtAGATATggaataagaaattttttaggtGTCTTGACCACAATTGCAATTTGGACTAAGAAATATTAAGTTTTCAATTAAGATTAGGCAAGTTAAATATTTTCTATATAATACGTttagtatttaattttttatattatgtgACCCCAAATATGAATAGGATATATCTTTGTCATCTTTTACAGGACTCAAGCGATTCGGCGAGTGAAGTCAAATCTCCCATGGAGAGTAAAGTCAGAGTGCCTTGAATGATAAGTTAAAAGTCTCCTTTATGATTTGTTTATTCACAGTCTCCGGTTGATTTGTCAAAATCTACCGGCACCATAATTTCAACATGCCTAACTCACAgttgacaacatgatcttctagaGGACCAATTTTTATAGTATTTACTCTGccaaattaaaaataaagcaATGAGAACCTAATCAATAATATAAATTTCAAATAATACATCACAGTTGGATCTTGAATTTTACATATTtacataaattattaataaatcttgaaattattttcaatgtgaaaaaaatattaatataatttattttggacttcatcaaaattaattagtaaacaagaaaaattcttaataaaatagtaagttaGTAAGCTATATATAGATGAGGATATTTGGAGAAGTATGTTGGCATGGCCCGACTTTTGATTTCGACGAAAGAATTTAGTATGACGAAGTTCTAATGGTAGAGTATTGACTTGAGATCTTTAGTAACTGTTTTCTTTCTTTTGACAAATAGATGATAAGATGGGATAATATCATTACATCATGCAAACTTCAGATTTTATTGTTTTAACTTTCACACCCCACTTTAagtatatgatcctgtccgaaagttgagTCGGATGGAGGCGGGTTTTGGTGTATCGGAAGTTGACAGAAAGTCGCTGAAGCGTCGGATCTACCTGGCACCCCCCTGAAAGGTTCGCACGGGCGACTGACGAAGGaagatgaccaggacgatgacactactgctctgcgcacactcagacgagcccacgagtcgttaaAGACTAGAAACCAGGGAAACAGTcctcgggtcaggccctccgaccctcaagtcaggtactttttccccagaaagcacagagaaaggacgaaaagtaaagactggTTAGAAATGACAAGtaagcgtacctgcataagggataaaacatccctttttatactgcaactgatGCTTCTGAGACCTGGCAGGTGTCAAGGAATGTCGATTGTCAGGTTTTGTCTAtcggtgaatgacacgtggctTCTCCTGATAAGCTGGCGACAGAACCAAAGTGGGAATGAGcaccgactgttagcatattccctgacacactgatgattctctgacattctctgacattttCTGACGAGcagttacgattccttggcttgtttgtCCGATAGTGCCTGGACTCTAGGTCTGCATCCTGACTTGCTTCGATccactgctatccatggcttgcacGTTTCCAACCTGCCCTATCGGTCTGTTTCCTGACCTGCATTTGTCTACTGTAATCCATGGCTTGCACGTTCTGACCTGCCCGACCGGTCTGTTTCCCGACTTGCTTTTgtctactattatccatggcttgtacgttccgacctgcacgaccgatctgtttcccgacctgctttcgtctactattatccatggcttgcacgTTCCGACCTGCCCGACCGGTCTGTTTCCTGTCCTGCatttgtctactgttatccatggtttaCATGTTCTGACCTGCCCGACCAGTCTATTTCCCAACCTGCTttcgtctactgttatcc from Zingiber officinale cultivar Zhangliang chromosome 4A, Zo_v1.1, whole genome shotgun sequence includes the following:
- the LOC121972682 gene encoding receptor like protein 23-like: MGLNSSSNQLKENVSVNVYRKLKHLNLAGNSLTKIPFDMRSLVNLEYLDLSSNEIAGEISLSKGNLNHLKHLDMSGNQISGEIPLNLCNHIHLEYLDLHDNQVTKEIPVNMENLIYLKYLDLHGNRITGVIPHSLGNLIHLEHLDLSINQITEGIPLSLGNLIHLKYLDFSYNQIAGGIPLSLGNLIHLEHLDLSNNQITGDMYVSMNNLIHLEYLDLSWNHITGEIPLSMGNLTSLLHLNVSVNEFSGCIPDVLGNLVYLKDLFMRANNLSCQIPENIGRLHSLLDFDASINNLKGQIPLSFGNLCNLETLNLYRNNIGGELTNLFDGLSKCPQGSKLQAIYIYGNKLSGSIPSSLGKLAQLQFLDISWNSLQGNMTEAHFSQLTSLHYLNTSYNSLNYILLDDWLPPFNAQRIYMRYCHLKARFPSWIQTQTTLFELDLSGVGLYGNIPGWFSDFILNNSGISLDVSSNNFTGQLPSSLSTIMDLSNNSFEGTIPLSYANFEHSEVLKLSNNRIHGSLPAFFCNLSNLNVLHLSNNYLSGEIPNCHGSYPISLNSLHMNSNNLSGSFPSFLRNCTELVSLDLGGNKFSSEIPEWVGRSFPLLKFLRLSSNLFHHVIPKSIGNLTSLQVLDFSSNNFIGSIPSTIENFNFMLVKQNYTSNGLYYPYSQACKYPSFYCFNGNMEYLGDDNILITAKGSTNEYTKALSAVSSIDLSNNELSGEIPQEITRLHGLCFLNLSNNHLSGRIPENIGAMKELESLDLSMNSLMGEIPSDLSSLNFLSSLNLSHNNLSGRIPTGGQLSTFNDSIYAGNKGLCGVPLPKCSSDEVNHSPSQEEDAEDDEKLERVLHYVFIVMGYIVGFWTYLGIMFMKKSSKITLFRLVDKMHNWMYVQLSLKFAKLKLKWQRKSSST